Proteins from one Candidatus Hydrogenedens sp. genomic window:
- a CDS encoding DegT/DnrJ/EryC1/StrS family aminotransferase — protein sequence MAKLAIFGGKPVRSKNQKLATWPISDKKDAELLKKITLSNRWSFDGEYEWKFAEAFTKYQGANYGLCCANGTVGIQLALEALDIGAYDEVIVPGMTWQATAAACLDVNAIPVLTDIEPDSWNLDLDAVEANITPKTKAIIVVHLYGSTTDLDRLQKICKKHNVFLIEDCAHQHGTFWKGKGVGSIGDVSSWSFQESKVLSCGEGGFNMCKTKDLFYKIYSLRNCGRPYPASPAVFGLKKPVGMDKTLQSGNFRLTEWQAAILLGGLSRLDKQVKFRDANAIYLNSLLAKIPGIKPMIRRPQITQQSYFNFAFRIDPDELKVTNAQFCTALNAELSVGDAFEPPYEPLNACGLYKPLTKKRYRLNDEYWKAIDPKRFNLPVCTEAHTRSGIVVHHVMLMNPRSVMDQVAEAVKKVVDNISEVRKIKAGGGRKYRPLAV from the coding sequence ATGGCAAAATTAGCAATTTTTGGTGGTAAACCCGTCCGTTCGAAAAATCAGAAGTTAGCAACATGGCCTATCAGTGATAAAAAAGATGCAGAACTGCTCAAGAAAATAACATTGTCAAATCGCTGGTCTTTCGATGGTGAGTATGAATGGAAATTTGCTGAAGCATTCACCAAATATCAAGGAGCAAACTATGGACTTTGCTGTGCCAATGGAACTGTGGGCATTCAATTGGCTCTCGAAGCTTTAGATATCGGTGCGTATGATGAAGTGATCGTTCCAGGAATGACATGGCAAGCAACAGCCGCCGCATGTTTAGATGTAAATGCAATTCCTGTGTTAACAGATATCGAACCCGATTCATGGAATTTGGACTTAGATGCCGTTGAAGCAAATATCACACCAAAAACAAAAGCGATTATTGTTGTTCATCTTTACGGTTCAACAACAGATTTAGACCGTTTACAAAAAATATGTAAAAAACATAATGTGTTCCTGATAGAAGATTGTGCCCATCAACATGGAACATTCTGGAAGGGAAAAGGTGTCGGCTCAATCGGCGATGTAAGCTCCTGGAGTTTTCAGGAATCAAAAGTATTATCCTGTGGTGAAGGTGGTTTTAATATGTGCAAAACCAAAGACCTGTTCTATAAGATATACAGTTTAAGAAATTGTGGTAGACCCTATCCTGCATCCCCTGCCGTTTTTGGACTAAAAAAACCCGTAGGTATGGATAAAACCTTACAATCAGGCAATTTCCGTCTGACAGAATGGCAAGCAGCAATACTATTAGGTGGACTCTCCCGTCTGGACAAACAAGTAAAATTCCGCGATGCAAATGCCATCTACTTAAATTCGCTTTTGGCAAAAATTCCAGGGATAAAACCGATGATACGAAGACCACAAATCACTCAGCAAAGTTATTTCAATTTTGCGTTTCGGATAGACCCAGATGAATTAAAAGTTACAAATGCTCAGTTCTGCACCGCATTAAATGCCGAGTTAAGCGTTGGCGATGCGTTTGAACCACCATATGAACCATTAAATGCATGCGGGCTATATAAACCTCTTACGAAAAAACGGTATCGCCTCAATGATGAGTACTGGAAGGCAATAGACCCGAAACGGTTTAATTTACCCGTTTGTACCGAAGCCCATACCCGTAGTGGAATTGTCGTGCATCATGTTATGCTTATGAATCCACGCTCTGTAATGGATCAGGTAGCGGAGGCGGTTAAGAAGGTCGTTGATAATATCTCCGAAGTACGCAAAATTAAAGCTGGCGGTGGAAGAAAATATAGACCATTGGCAGTATAA